Within Anopheles ziemanni chromosome 2, idAnoZiCoDA_A2_x.2, whole genome shotgun sequence, the genomic segment GTGAAGGTGCGGATGGGGCCACTGTTCAACCGCAAGCGGTACGACTGGCTGTGCGACGAGTCGATGGGTGGCGGAGCGTTGAACCTGGTCGGAAGTCACGTGATCGATCTGGTGAAGTTTCTCACCGAGCGCAAGGCGGTCCGGGTGCACGGTACGGTCCGTACGTACGCCATGTACGCTTCGCACGCGCACACCGGCATCCGACGGGTGGCAGCACCGGACGTTTGCACCTTTCAGATGGAGCTCGAGGGTGAAGGCACCACGCCGACGCTGGTAACGGTCAACATTAACTGCCACGAGTCGAACAATTCCTTCCAGCAGGAGGTCGTCATCTACGGCCCCTCGGGCCACTTGACCGTACGCGGCGGAGACCTCGTCGGGCATCGGCTCAACCCGGACACGGGCGCCATCAAGGAAGAGATGCTGTACGTCGACGTGCAGGATCTGCAGTTCTCCACCTCCGACACGGCCCTCCCAAGACCGTACGTTAAAGGGCTCTGCAAGCTGGTCGGTGCCCTCCGCGATGCCTTTCATCCGAACAAGGAAACCGCCGGATGGATCAAAGAGCCGGTGCAGGCGGCGGCCACCTTCGAAGATGGGCTGTACGTGCAGGCGGTCCTGGACGCGATACGGAAGTCGAGCAGCGATCGTTGCTGGACCAAGGTCAGCATCTCCACGGAGTCACCGACGAACCAGAAGGCGAACGTTCTCGTAAATGCCGCCGCCCGACTCGCGTCCGCATCAGCCATCCGGGCCGACCCAAGTATTAATCATACCGGTTACTTTTGATCAATCAGGCCAGGCCAGGCATGGGGAAGGGGTTGGTTGGGAATGCCCCTTTCCCGGTTCCACGTCTTTTTGCCACCTTTTGGCAAATTTGCATTTGGTTTTTGGCGCGAAACCCCGAAGAGCGTTTCAAGcgagtattgtttttttttactctacAATTTacctatttatttgtttatctacTATGGTCTAAGTATTGCCTTACGCGAACAACAATGGTGTTACTGCTTTCGAGACCCCCCGCCCACTATGGGAGAAGGAGTGAGGGGGAGGAATTCCGCTATTCCGCTTTCGGAGAGGAGTACAAATCTTTACACAATCTATTTTACAATGCGaacgatttaaaatttatttattttagctaCTAATTTATTGACCgtccaaacacaaaaaaaccactCGTGCGTTGTTGATTTTGCTagatttattgttattttttataacaaaacaaaaatcgtttctttcTAAGCTCCATCGAATATTCTCATCTATCTATGTATTTtctaaaaatcataaaaccattGTTCGTTCATTTGCCGGTATTGTAGTATCTCCAATCGGGTGCATGTTTTTCATAGGAGTATCGTACGTTTATTGTTTAcactacatttaaaaaaacacacacacacacggacagaAGGAatcaggaaaaaataaatcaattatatttatCGTCACTAAAAAGATTTTCCCACCAACAACGCCTTTTGCCGGTGAAAGAAAGTGtgtcctgtttttttcctatAAAAGTGTTCGCGATCATCGATCGCCTACTTGCCGCCAGCACCAGCGGCCGCTGGAGGAAGTTTTGGGCGCGTGTTTTGGGCCACCAGTTCCGCCCGCAACGTTTGGTTTTCGCTCGAAAGTGTCCGGATCAGTTCCTCCAATTTTGCCACCTGCTCCCTGTGTTGCTGCTCGATTGCGTCACGATCCTTTGGTTGGGGAAAGAAGGAACAGAAAAAAGTGGGATATAATAGAAATCATAAAGCACGTGGTATTAGTTTCCCAACGGGGATAAAATAGGTCAAGTTCACTTCGGTAAAACCTTCAACCACATTGCATTGAATGCGAACGATAAAGCGGACTCGATCGTCCGATCCATTCTGGTCAGGAAATTACCTTACTGCTCATTAAAATGCATGTGCAGTATGCATGCTGCATTTATTTACGCCTCTCTTTTGCATTTGCATAACGGAATCGATCACGTCCATTGGCCTTCGGCGTGGGTAGCTTTTTGCCGTTGTGGGAAAACAACACTTTAATGCTTAAACCAGGCGAGAAAATGTTCACTTGCGGTTGATTGATCAAAGAGCAAAAAATAATCATGATCATTTCATGCAAATGTTGATGGATTAAAAATACCTTCCAAAACATCCACCTTTAAACCATTAAAATCGCAATGTGTtggtttaaaattaataagcGTTCTAGAACTAACAACTAATgaaatgttaatttaaaaattggcCAGTTTCAATAGCTATAAAGACAGTAAACTCCAAATTTTCCGGACTTAAGGATCATCAACAGATCAGCCAAACAGGACAATTCTACACAATTCAAAGAAGTTGATAAGAACACTGTATAGCATCGTTCGTACAAGAGTTATTCACTATTTTTAAGAATCCCTCCAGGAGATAATTCAGTTGGTTACTGAATCATGTTCTTCTCCAATTTATTAATTCCGCATGAAACTGACTGATCGAAGGAGTTGGAAACTGGCGTCTTCCTTTATACTCATCAGGATGCTAACCAAAGCTTACTATGATTTTTACAATATGCTTTAACTAACCAAGCCTACTGTGTTCACCACGGTGTTTTATGTTTCCGGTTTTTGCCATCACTGAACACATAAATCAACATCATGTGCCTTCAATACTTTACATCGATAAAT encodes:
- the LOC131282010 gene encoding glucose-fructose oxidoreductase domain-containing protein 1, with the translated sequence MLPGIGMFGTGEVTHVLVPILRDKGFNIVAIWGRTGKEAEQAALELKIPFHTAKIDDVLLRKDVDLVFITCPPFLHSQISVKALGIGKHVVCDKPMTLMQSDAVKMVRASQYYPTLISIVNHSLRFLPAIAHMKRAMQEGYIGAPGSCLDQTLIDVKVRMGPLFNRKRYDWLCDESMGGGALNLVGSHVIDLVKFLTERKAVRVHGTVRTYAMYASHAHTGIRRVAAPDVCTFQMELEGEGTTPTLVTVNINCHESNNSFQQEVVIYGPSGHLTVRGGDLVGHRLNPDTGAIKEEMLYVDVQDLQFSTSDTALPRPYVKGLCKLVGALRDAFHPNKETAGWIKEPVQAAATFEDGLYVQAVLDAIRKSSSDRCWTKVSISTESPTNQKANVLVNAAARLASASAIRADPSINHTGYF